One region of Choristoneura fumiferana chromosome 3, NRCan_CFum_1, whole genome shotgun sequence genomic DNA includes:
- the LOC141426697 gene encoding probable palmitoyltransferase ZDHHC24, with protein MLVKLDSIKNRTLKRVLEHLFYIILLFVLIPGFLYFELCIVLPVVVENKSTQVIHMCVAFFLLLNIMGNMVYGMLTDSSIKGKQLSYVNNADWTLCSVCECFRPPRAWHCDICNICILKRDHHCTYLTSCVGYFNYRYFLLFTLDIFISMMYAFYYNVLFIAKFISWNHGLAILKFIFPLASFVVDFGNESLYILMFVINILVGFFSGFLVYYHLNNVLRGQTTPERKQRTKEYNRGLKRNIVEVFGTRWYLTWVLPFINSPLPGNGVQWHIEDKVK; from the coding sequence ATGTTGGTAAAGTTAGATTCCataaaaaacagaacccttaaaCGAGTTTTAGAACACTTGTTTTAtatcatattattgtttgtTCTGATTCCAGGTTTCTTGTACTTTGAATTATGCATTGTGTTACCTGTTGTTGTAGAAAATAAGAGTACTCAAGTAATTCACATGTGTGTTGCATTCTTTTTGCTACTTAATATCATGGGAAATATGGTATATGGTATGCTAACAGATAGTAGTATTAAAGGAAAACAGTTGAGTTATGTAAATAATGCTGATTGGACTTTATGTTCTGTATGTGAATGTTTTAGGCCGCCACGAGCTTGGCATTGTgatatttgtaatatttgtattttgaaaAGAGATCATCATTGCACATACCTTACTTCATGTGTTGGATATTTTaactatagatattttttactctttactctggatatttttatttctatgatGTATGCATTCTATTATAATGTTTTGTTCATAGCTAAATTCATTTCATGGAATCATGGTCTAGCTATTCTTAAGTTTATATTTCCATTAGCAAGCTTTGTAGTGGATTTTGGCAATGAAAGTCtgtatattttaatgtttgtaaTTAACATTCTAGTAGGCTTTTTTTCAGGGTTTTTGGTTTACTATCATCTCAATAATGTTTTAAGAGGTCAAACTACACCAGAACGAAAACAAAGAACAAAGGAATACAACAGGGGATTGAAAAGAAATATAGTGGAAGTATTTGGGACTAGATGGTATTTGACATGGGTTTTACCTTTTATCAATAGCCCATTACCAGGCAATGGTGTTCAATGGCACATTGAAGATAAGGTCAAATAA